A part of Planctomycetia bacterium genomic DNA contains:
- a CDS encoding Hpt domain-containing protein: protein MNDSFDTGAPRMATWGATGAISPTIFDGLGPARSSVAGSNRPFDVPQLLERCLGSRQLVERVLNSFETRFEPEFQVIGAELTGGDPEAVAKAAHRFKGACANAAADELAGLAAELETAALSENLERAQSVYDRLPEAWSRFQAASATFRRDARN from the coding sequence ATGAACGATTCATTTGATACCGGCGCCCCACGCATGGCCACCTGGGGCGCGACGGGGGCCATCTCTCCGACGATCTTCGACGGCCTGGGACCGGCGCGAAGTTCCGTTGCTGGATCGAATCGACCGTTCGACGTGCCGCAGTTGTTGGAACGCTGCCTCGGCAGCCGGCAACTCGTGGAACGCGTACTGAATAGTTTCGAAACGCGTTTTGAGCCCGAGTTTCAAGTAATCGGGGCGGAGTTGACCGGGGGCGATCCCGAAGCCGTCGCGAAGGCGGCCCATCGCTTCAAGGGCGCATGTGCCAATGCCGCGGCCGATGAACTTGCAGGGCTGGCCGCGGAATTGGAAACCGCCGCGCTCTCGGAGAACCTTGAGCGAGCGCAATCGGTCTATGACCGGCTGCCGGAGGCCTGGAGCCGTTTTCAAGCAGCCAGCGCGACGTTTCGTCGCGACGCCAGGAATTGA
- a CDS encoding aspartate carbamoyltransferase catalytic subunit codes for MSAPALEPPMRASCWTRRHLLGLEELSADEVNAVLDTAEHFKRATGDCRRKLNVLAGKTCANLFFENSTRTRTSFSLAARRLGADTIDFSSTGSSVSKGETFIDTAKTIEAMGIDAVVVRHRTPGTPHLLAQTLSCTVINGGDGPHEHPTQGLLDILTIRQHRGSLAGLTVGLVGDIAHSRTARSNIWGLKKLGAHVIVCGPSTLVSKRWEELGIEVSYNLDDVIPRVDVLNLLRIQFERLSTRPFPSVREYALLYAMTRERMARAKSDILIMAPGPINRGVEITPDVADGPHSVILEQVNNGLAIRMAVLWLCCGPSSVDADR; via the coding sequence ATGTCCGCCCCCGCCTTGGAACCGCCGATGCGCGCCAGTTGTTGGACGCGGCGTCATTTGCTGGGCTTGGAAGAGCTTTCGGCAGACGAGGTGAACGCGGTCCTCGACACCGCGGAGCATTTTAAACGCGCCACCGGCGATTGCCGCCGCAAGTTGAACGTGCTGGCCGGTAAAACCTGCGCCAACTTGTTCTTCGAGAACTCGACACGGACCCGGACCAGCTTTTCCTTGGCGGCGCGGCGGCTGGGGGCCGACACGATCGACTTCTCGTCGACCGGATCGAGCGTTTCCAAAGGCGAGACGTTCATCGATACTGCCAAGACCATCGAAGCGATGGGCATCGATGCCGTCGTGGTCCGACACCGCACGCCCGGCACGCCGCACTTGCTGGCGCAGACGTTGTCCTGCACGGTGATCAACGGCGGCGACGGCCCGCACGAGCATCCGACGCAAGGCCTACTCGATATTCTGACGATCCGGCAACATCGCGGCAGCCTGGCCGGACTGACGGTCGGACTGGTCGGCGATATCGCTCACAGCCGGACGGCCCGTTCCAACATCTGGGGCCTGAAAAAGCTTGGCGCGCATGTGATCGTCTGCGGTCCTTCGACGTTGGTCTCGAAGCGCTGGGAAGAGTTGGGCATCGAGGTTTCTTATAACCTCGACGACGTGATTCCCCGGGTGGACGTGCTGAACCTGTTGCGGATTCAATTCGAGCGGCTCTCGACGCGGCCGTTTCCCTCCGTGCGGGAATATGCGTTGCTCTATGCGATGACCCGGGAGCGGATGGCTCGCGCGAAGAGCGACATCCTGATCATGGCCCCCGGCCCGATCAATCGTGGCGTCGAAATCACGCCCGACGTGGCCGACGGCCCGCACTCGGTCATTCTGGAGCAAGTCAACAACGGCCTCGCCATCCGCATGGCGGTGCTGTGGCTCTGCTGCGGACCGAGTTCAGTGGACGCCGATCGCTAG
- a CDS encoding DUF58 domain-containing protein: MRWLAAALALLLLVVFLRLRLLVYAFYVLTALFLVSRWLSRRWGANVSATRECNREVAEIGDSVAVVVKLTNVGRLPIPWVLAEDLLPRGPLIQRPPRLKVSGRRIGVAMLAAGGQKTMYYQLHFEMRGYYQLGPTVLETGDLFGLHRRFTVHARPSYVLVYPRVVPLLGYDIASKRPIGEVRFSYRLFEDPTRISGVRQYQDGDPMSRIHWRATARTGKLHCKTYEPSTIAGACMLLSFHRDGYLPGNEPVASELAITTAASLANALFELGQQIGLVTNGRDAADRVREEGWEHDYRTRSAAQESAAMAQKNDRLRPVIVETGRGPEQLTRILETLARLEFTDGLAMHELIMESRSRLPRDATVLAILSHVDAHTAAALGGLARNGYAVAAVLVTLDENLHFDSASRLLAEGIVPRRVRSEEELAQLCSTGLVR, from the coding sequence ATGAGATGGCTCGCAGCGGCACTCGCGCTGTTGCTGTTGGTCGTATTCTTGCGACTGCGGTTGCTCGTTTACGCCTTCTATGTGTTGACCGCGCTGTTTTTGGTCAGCCGCTGGTTGTCGCGCCGCTGGGGGGCGAATGTTTCCGCCACGCGGGAATGCAATCGCGAAGTGGCCGAGATCGGCGATTCCGTCGCGGTCGTCGTGAAACTGACGAACGTCGGCCGGTTGCCGATCCCCTGGGTGCTGGCGGAAGACTTGCTGCCGCGCGGGCCGCTCATTCAGCGGCCACCACGATTGAAGGTGAGCGGCCGGCGCATCGGCGTGGCGATGCTGGCTGCCGGCGGTCAAAAGACCATGTATTACCAACTCCATTTCGAGATGCGGGGTTACTACCAGCTCGGCCCCACGGTGCTGGAAACCGGCGATCTGTTCGGGCTGCATCGCCGGTTCACGGTCCATGCGCGGCCGAGTTACGTGCTCGTCTATCCGCGCGTGGTGCCGCTGTTGGGATACGACATCGCGTCGAAGCGCCCGATCGGCGAGGTGCGATTTTCGTACCGACTGTTCGAGGACCCCACGCGCATCTCCGGCGTGCGGCAGTATCAAGACGGCGACCCGATGAGCCGCATCCACTGGCGCGCCACGGCGCGGACTGGCAAGCTGCACTGCAAAACGTATGAACCGTCGACGATTGCCGGCGCGTGCATGTTGCTGAGCTTTCATCGCGATGGCTACTTGCCTGGGAACGAACCCGTGGCTTCGGAGTTAGCGATCACCACCGCGGCCTCACTGGCAAACGCGCTCTTCGAGCTGGGACAGCAAATCGGCCTGGTAACCAATGGCCGCGACGCCGCCGACCGCGTGCGCGAAGAAGGTTGGGAGCATGACTATCGCACGCGATCCGCGGCGCAAGAATCGGCCGCGATGGCGCAGAAAAACGATCGGCTGCGGCCGGTGATCGTCGAGACTGGGCGCGGGCCGGAGCAACTCACGCGCATCCTGGAAACGCTTGCGCGGCTGGAATTCACCGACGGATTGGCGATGCACGAACTGATCATGGAATCGCGGAGCCGCCTGCCGCGCGACGCCACGGTACTGGCAATTCTCTCGCACGTCGACGCGCACACCGCCGCCGCGCTTGGCGGCCTGGCCAGGAACGGTTACGCCGTGGCGGCCGTACTGGTCACGCTCGATGAGAACCTGCATTTCGACTCGGCGAGCCGCCTCCTCGCCGAGGGCATCGTCCCCCGCCGCGTGCGCAGCGAGGAAGAACTCGCGCAACTTTGTTCCACCGGCCTGGTGCGGTAG
- a CDS encoding response regulator, protein MHVLTVDDDPDALDLLEHALTRFGYHVTRATNGQEALEQVRTGRFQLVVSDWEMPHMTGPELCREIRRRGSSGYIYFILLTSRSGTQNVVDGLNAGADEFLTKPFDPYELYVRLRVAERILTLESRDIVIFSLAKLAEARDPDTGAHLERIRAYCYALAVQLSKTERYRGTIDGDFAQMIYLTSPLHDIGKVGIPDAILLKPGRLTAEEFEIMKQHSPIGAATLDAAASAYPSAKFLQMARDIALTHHERFDGGGYPRGLRGEQIPLCGRIVAVADVYDALTTRRVYKPAYSHDVAKSIIVEGRGSHFDPYMVDAFLAIEDQILDIKSQFCDAAEQEADALREWQDSSDNGVGMAKV, encoded by the coding sequence ATGCACGTACTCACCGTTGACGACGATCCCGATGCCCTCGACCTGCTGGAACATGCGCTGACGCGATTCGGCTATCACGTCACGCGCGCGACCAATGGTCAAGAGGCGCTGGAGCAAGTGCGCACCGGACGCTTTCAGTTGGTCGTGTCCGACTGGGAAATGCCCCACATGACAGGCCCGGAACTCTGCCGCGAAATCCGCCGCCGCGGATCGAGCGGGTACATTTACTTCATCCTGCTCACGTCGCGGAGCGGCACGCAAAACGTCGTCGACGGCCTGAATGCCGGCGCGGACGAATTCCTGACGAAGCCGTTCGATCCGTATGAGCTTTACGTACGACTGCGCGTGGCGGAGCGAATCCTCACGCTGGAAAGCCGGGATATCGTCATCTTCAGCCTGGCGAAACTCGCCGAAGCCCGCGATCCCGACACCGGCGCGCACTTGGAACGCATTCGCGCTTACTGCTATGCGCTCGCGGTGCAACTCTCGAAGACCGAGCGTTACCGGGGAACGATCGACGGCGATTTCGCGCAGATGATCTATCTGACGAGTCCGTTGCACGACATCGGCAAGGTTGGCATTCCGGATGCAATCCTCTTGAAGCCCGGCCGGTTGACGGCCGAGGAATTCGAGATCATGAAGCAACACTCGCCGATCGGCGCGGCGACGCTCGACGCGGCGGCCAGCGCGTACCCGAGCGCAAAGTTCTTGCAGATGGCCCGCGACATCGCGCTCACGCATCACGAACGCTTCGACGGCGGTGGCTATCCGCGCGGGTTGCGCGGCGAACAGATTCCGCTCTGCGGACGGATCGTCGCCGTGGCCGACGTCTACGACGCGTTGACGACACGGCGCGTCTACAAGCCGGCCTATAGCCACGACGTCGCGAAATCCATCATCGTCGAAGGACGCGGCTCGCACTTCGATCCATATATGGTGGACGCCTTCCTGGCGATTGAAGACCAGATCCTTGATATCAAATCGCAGTTCTGCGACGCCGCGGAGCAGGAAGCCGACGCCTTGCGCGAATGGCAGGATTCCAGCGACAATGGCGTGGGCATGGCGAAGGTGTAG
- a CDS encoding MoxR family ATPase, whose product MNPAPQTAKKIIANVEKVIIGKRQEIILSLVAYFCDGHILLEDVPGVAKTMLARALAASVGCKFKRLQCTPDLLPTDVTGASVFDPKTTEFSFRPGPIFAQIVLTDEINRATPRTQAALLEAMAEGRVTVDGNTYDLEKPFLVIATQNPVDHEGTFPLPEAQLDRFLIRLSLGYPSRDDELAMLDRLQRRHPIETLSAVVSAAELIECQQAIREVYVDDKVRSYILDIVRITREHLDVALGASPRASLALFRTSQALAAVRGHNFVMPDDVKRMAGPVLMHRLILKPESRLRRVTAAKVVDEILAAVPVPALPAAAAT is encoded by the coding sequence ATGAATCCTGCGCCGCAGACGGCTAAGAAGATCATCGCCAATGTCGAAAAGGTCATCATCGGCAAGCGGCAGGAAATCATCCTGTCGTTGGTGGCCTATTTCTGCGATGGGCATATCCTGCTGGAAGACGTGCCGGGCGTCGCCAAGACCATGCTCGCCCGGGCGCTGGCCGCCAGCGTGGGCTGCAAGTTCAAGCGGCTGCAATGCACGCCTGACTTGCTGCCCACCGACGTCACCGGGGCCTCGGTGTTCGATCCCAAGACGACGGAGTTTTCGTTTCGCCCCGGGCCGATCTTCGCGCAGATCGTGCTGACGGACGAAATCAACCGCGCAACGCCGCGCACGCAGGCGGCACTGTTGGAGGCGATGGCCGAAGGGCGCGTCACTGTCGACGGCAACACCTATGACCTGGAAAAACCATTCCTGGTGATCGCCACGCAGAACCCGGTCGATCATGAAGGGACGTTCCCGTTGCCGGAAGCGCAGCTCGATCGGTTCCTGATTCGCTTGAGTCTTGGCTATCCCTCGCGTGACGATGAGTTGGCGATGCTCGATCGATTGCAGCGGCGGCATCCAATTGAGACGTTGTCCGCGGTCGTGTCAGCGGCAGAATTGATCGAATGCCAGCAGGCGATTCGCGAAGTCTACGTCGATGATAAGGTGCGCAGTTATATCTTGGACATCGTGCGGATCACTCGCGAACATCTCGATGTGGCGCTCGGCGCGAGTCCTCGGGCGTCGCTGGCGCTGTTTCGTACGTCCCAGGCGCTCGCAGCCGTGCGCGGTCACAATTTTGTGATGCCCGACGATGTGAAGCGGATGGCCGGCCCGGTGTTGATGCATCGGTTGATTCTCAAACCGGAAAGCCGGCTCCGCCGCGTCACGGCGGCGAAAGTGGTCGATGAAATCCTGGCGGCGGTGCCGGTGCCGGCCTTGCCAGCGGCGGCCGCGACATGA
- a CDS encoding polyhydroxyalkanoic acid system family protein, protein MPKITLDIPHNHGKEASLEKLKTFLERVKQKYADKVSSMEGEWQENVLNFAMTTFGITIKGSLTVEEATAKFVGDIPFAAMMFKGQIEKGIRDELERCLR, encoded by the coding sequence ATGCCCAAAATCACTCTCGATATCCCGCACAATCACGGCAAGGAAGCCTCGCTCGAAAAGCTCAAGACGTTCTTGGAGCGCGTAAAGCAAAAGTACGCTGACAAGGTCAGCTCGATGGAAGGCGAATGGCAGGAGAACGTGCTCAACTTCGCGATGACGACGTTCGGCATCACGATTAAGGGCTCGCTCACGGTGGAGGAAGCCACCGCGAAGTTCGTCGGCGACATCCCCTTCGCGGCGATGATGTTCAAGGGCCAGATCGAGAAGGGAATTCGGGACGAGCTGGAGCGGTGCTTGAGATAG
- the folD gene encoding bifunctional methylenetetrahydrofolate dehydrogenase/methenyltetrahydrofolate cyclohydrolase FolD — MTAKLLDGKALAEQIQQEIALEAAAFRARTGVTPCLAAVLVGDDAASDVYVRNKRRDCERAGLTSQLHRYDGAMTEAELLALVERLNADAAVHGILVQLPLPRHINTSRVLEAVDPLKDVDAFHPENVGRIVQGQPRFLPCTPYGVIELLRRNDVAIAGAHAVILGRSDIVGKPLANMLVQRGLDATVTVCHSRTRNLPELTRQADVLIAAIGQPKFVTAEMVKPGAVVIDVGINRTDAGLVGDVDFASVSEVASLITPVPGGVGPLTRAMLLKNTLTAADLQTRRSQATA; from the coding sequence GTGACGGCAAAACTGCTGGATGGCAAGGCTCTCGCGGAGCAGATTCAACAGGAAATCGCCCTGGAAGCGGCGGCGTTTCGCGCACGCACGGGCGTGACGCCCTGTCTGGCCGCCGTGTTGGTCGGCGACGACGCGGCCAGCGACGTCTACGTGCGCAACAAGCGGCGCGACTGTGAACGCGCCGGACTAACCAGCCAGCTGCATCGCTATGATGGCGCGATGACCGAAGCGGAACTGTTGGCGCTCGTCGAGCGACTGAACGCCGACGCCGCGGTGCATGGCATCCTGGTGCAGTTGCCGTTGCCGCGGCATATCAACACGTCGCGCGTACTGGAAGCGGTTGATCCCCTCAAGGACGTTGACGCATTTCACCCAGAGAATGTCGGTCGCATCGTACAAGGTCAGCCGCGGTTTCTGCCTTGCACGCCGTATGGGGTGATCGAGCTGTTGCGGCGCAATGACGTGGCGATTGCGGGTGCGCACGCGGTGATCCTGGGGCGCAGCGACATCGTTGGCAAACCGCTGGCGAACATGCTGGTGCAGCGGGGCCTCGACGCCACGGTGACCGTCTGCCATAGCCGCACGCGCAATCTGCCGGAACTGACCCGTCAGGCGGACGTATTGATCGCCGCCATCGGCCAGCCCAAATTCGTCACCGCCGAAATGGTGAAACCCGGCGCTGTGGTCATTGACGTCGGCATCAACCGGACCGACGCGGGACTCGTCGGCGACGTGGATTTTGCGAGCGTGAGCGAAGTCGCATCGCTGATCACGCCCGTCCCCGGCGGAGTGGGTCCACTCACGCGAGCCATGCTACTGAAAAACACGCTCACCGCGGCGGACTTGCAGACCCGCAGGTCGCAAGCAACGGCATAG